A genomic window from Bacteroidia bacterium includes:
- a CDS encoding DUF885 domain-containing protein, whose amino-acid sequence MKKIYLYNLLLLLFFNACDSEPEKVEGVPNQDPEFEVFKDYFINELWKISPQQAVYAGYYDYAAELPAPSDSLREAQIAFANRMLDSLHQYDPASLSPDNSINYKMIENELESQRWYITTYQGWKWNPATYNVAGVFDRIIKSDFAPLAQKLEIVFEKMEHVPQYYAQARENIDRPSVPHTRLAIDQIRGGTYIFENVILDSLNAAGISGEQQKEMLATINETVESINAFANYLELEVLPELNGENSRNFRLGENLYEEKFKYDIVSTYTAKEIYEKARAHKDSLHREMTRISQRLWSKYFPGQAQPLGLQVVHHMLDTLSSQHSHRDSFMQDIEKQIPRLAEFVREKDLLYLDPSKPLTVRETPMYMRGIAGASISAPGPYDKDKETFYNVSPLNSPQYTTASAESFLREYNDYILQILNIHEAIPGHYAQLVYSNENPDMIRSILGNGATIEGWAVYGERMMLEAGYGKNAAEMWLMYYKWNLRTTCNTILDYSVHVLNMTEEQALNLLMNEAFQEEAEARGKWRRVQLSQVQLTSYFTGYMDIVKLRQDYQEKMGEEYSLKNFNETFLKYGSAPVKYIREAMLGERE is encoded by the coding sequence ATGAAAAAGATATATCTGTACAACTTGCTGCTGCTCCTGTTTTTCAATGCCTGCGATAGCGAACCCGAGAAAGTGGAAGGCGTTCCGAACCAGGATCCTGAATTTGAAGTCTTTAAAGATTATTTTATAAATGAACTCTGGAAAATTTCACCACAGCAAGCCGTGTATGCAGGTTATTATGATTATGCTGCCGAGCTTCCCGCTCCCTCAGATTCGCTCAGAGAGGCACAAATAGCTTTTGCCAACCGGATGTTGGATTCGTTGCACCAATACGATCCCGCTTCCCTCTCGCCTGACAACAGCATTAATTATAAAATGATAGAAAATGAACTGGAATCGCAGCGCTGGTACATTACTACTTACCAGGGATGGAAATGGAATCCCGCTACCTACAATGTAGCTGGCGTATTCGACCGGATTATAAAAAGTGACTTTGCTCCCCTTGCACAAAAGCTGGAAATTGTATTTGAAAAAATGGAGCATGTGCCCCAATATTATGCACAGGCGCGTGAGAATATTGACCGGCCTTCCGTACCGCACACTCGCCTGGCGATAGACCAGATTCGCGGGGGAACCTATATTTTTGAGAACGTCATTCTTGATTCGCTGAATGCAGCAGGCATCAGCGGTGAACAACAAAAAGAAATGCTAGCCACGATTAACGAAACCGTGGAATCCATCAATGCTTTTGCGAATTACCTTGAACTGGAAGTGCTGCCGGAATTAAACGGAGAGAATAGCCGCAATTTCCGCCTTGGGGAAAACCTTTATGAAGAAAAATTCAAATATGATATTGTCTCCACTTACACGGCCAAAGAAATATATGAAAAAGCCAGGGCGCACAAAGATTCGCTGCACAGGGAGATGACCCGGATAAGCCAGCGGCTGTGGTCAAAATATTTTCCGGGACAAGCACAACCGCTGGGATTGCAGGTGGTCCATCACATGCTGGACACGCTGAGTTCACAGCACTCGCACCGCGACAGCTTTATGCAGGATATTGAAAAGCAAATACCCCGGCTGGCGGAATTTGTACGCGAAAAAGACCTCTTGTACCTAGACCCTTCCAAGCCGCTGACAGTGCGCGAAACGCCAATGTACATGCGCGGCATTGCCGGGGCATCCATCTCTGCACCCGGACCTTATGACAAGGACAAAGAGACTTTCTACAACGTTTCGCCCCTCAATTCACCGCAATACACCACAGCATCGGCAGAGAGCTTTTTGCGCGAGTACAACGATTACATCCTGCAAATCCTCAACATCCACGAGGCCATTCCCGGCCATTATGCGCAGTTGGTATATAGCAACGAGAATCCTGACATGATCCGCAGCATCCTCGGCAACGGGGCCACCATAGAGGGCTGGGCCGTCTATGGAGAGCGAATGATGCTGGAAGCAGGATATGGCAAGAATGCCGCTGAAATGTGGCTGATGTACTACAAATGGAACCTCCGCACCACCTGCAACACCATCCTCGACTACAGCGTGCATGTACTGAACATGACAGAGGAACAGGCGCTAAACCTGCTGATGAACGAAGCCTTTCAGGAAGAGGCCGAAGCCCGTGGCAAATGGCGCAGGGTACAACTATCACAAGTGCAACTCACCAGCTACTTCACCGGTTACATGGACATCGTAAAACTCCGCCAGGACTACCAGGAAAAAATGGGCGAAGAATATTCCCTGAAGAATTTCAACGAGACGTTTTTGAAATATGGGAGCGCACCGGTGAAGTATATTCGGGAGGCGATGTTGGGGGAGCGGGAATAG
- a CDS encoding M1 family metallopeptidase translates to MLNIKTLVLSASLLFLSPATYGQEHWQQRADYRIQVTLDDVTHILTAEETITYYNNSPDTLREMFLHLWPNAYHSRNTPFAEQQLNNGNLKFQFAAEADLGYMDFLDFRVDEAPVKWEFTDHSKEIVRLIPPRPLLPRSSIEISTPFSVKLPADFSRLGRSKGGFQVTQWYPKMAVYDRNGWNTMHYLDQGEFYSDFGNYDVTITLPVDFAVAATGQLQTPSEIQWLKQRERTSRIINWQERDEVFLRDTTFSTKTIRYAIDNAIDFAWFADRDYLVNSEKFIVPGRNDSITAWAFYTLEAGRAEGKPWESAVENVISAVRFYSGKVGVYPYDNVTAVSGALSAGGGMEYPTITVISVLHDLPTVILHEVGHNWFQAVLATNEREHPWMDEGINSYYENRYTGNQWKPGSIELTPRMDFREAPMLSDPLHFVYMIYARQHLDQPENLHSADFTYPSYGLVVYGKAARDFKMLAAYLGFEEFDRIMQRYYQEWKFRHPQPEDLAQIFKANASKNVDWFFDEMLTTRNNLDYAIKKTKQRGDSLQVTIAKKGAQYAPVLLNVLRNDSLIYQRWVEGVRDRTTIALPVGDYDVVQINPAQWVPDVNVKNNLKAGGIPFRIRPVFSLEKPGKETMLIAPAVGYNVYDRFMLGLAFYNTPLPPSRLQYALAPVYGFGSGKFSGLGEIRYNSYDSDGQAWKKLQTGLQVKSFHLDEFGNDHLRYIRLSPFVEGTIRPKPLNKPGEFKTRLRAVWISEDAYRPGPWPERDGIQTTLLELRSAYSHAHALRPSNVNVSVQYSPDDQFVKAFGEFTRKWIYNEKKKGIKLRLFAGAFAYGKASSGIYNFRVGSRTGRFDYAYDHLYFDRSAFPFQNFWSQQIVLDDGAFKYAGNLGNANKWLAAANLRADWPWVLPIKPYASIATFNDSEELYYEAGIVLVFIEEIAELYLPLFYNSAIRESINLISDTYWTQITWMLNLHKLNPLDAPKLVNRLF, encoded by the coding sequence ATGCTGAACATCAAAACGTTAGTTCTTTCCGCTTCATTACTATTTCTCTCACCTGCCACCTATGGCCAGGAGCATTGGCAGCAGCGGGCAGACTACAGGATACAAGTTACGCTGGATGATGTGACACACATCCTTACGGCTGAAGAGACAATTACATACTACAACAATTCTCCTGACACATTGCGTGAGATGTTCTTGCATCTCTGGCCGAATGCATACCACAGCCGCAATACGCCATTTGCTGAACAGCAACTGAATAATGGCAACCTGAAGTTTCAGTTTGCAGCAGAGGCTGACCTGGGTTATATGGATTTTCTTGACTTCAGGGTGGATGAGGCTCCCGTGAAGTGGGAATTTACTGACCACTCCAAAGAAATTGTCCGGCTAATTCCTCCGCGACCTTTATTACCGCGTTCATCCATTGAGATATCCACGCCCTTCAGCGTTAAGCTGCCCGCAGATTTTTCCCGGCTTGGCAGGAGCAAAGGCGGATTCCAGGTTACACAATGGTACCCAAAAATGGCCGTCTATGACCGTAATGGCTGGAACACGATGCACTACCTGGACCAGGGAGAATTTTACAGCGATTTCGGAAACTACGATGTCACCATCACCCTGCCGGTAGATTTTGCTGTAGCGGCAACCGGGCAATTGCAAACCCCGTCCGAGATCCAGTGGCTTAAGCAGCGGGAGCGGACTTCCCGTATTATTAACTGGCAGGAGCGCGATGAGGTATTTCTGCGCGATACTACGTTTTCCACCAAAACCATCCGGTATGCAATTGATAATGCGATTGATTTTGCGTGGTTCGCTGACCGGGATTACCTGGTGAATAGTGAGAAATTTATAGTTCCCGGAAGAAATGACAGCATCACAGCCTGGGCATTTTATACTTTAGAAGCCGGCAGAGCAGAAGGAAAACCCTGGGAAAGTGCTGTAGAAAATGTGATCAGCGCTGTCCGGTTCTATTCCGGGAAAGTTGGCGTTTATCCCTATGATAATGTAACGGCTGTTTCGGGCGCATTATCTGCCGGAGGTGGCATGGAATATCCTACCATCACCGTGATCAGTGTGCTGCACGATCTGCCAACGGTGATCCTGCATGAAGTAGGACACAACTGGTTCCAGGCCGTTCTTGCCACCAATGAACGGGAGCATCCCTGGATGGACGAGGGAATCAATTCATACTATGAAAACCGGTATACAGGAAATCAGTGGAAACCGGGCAGTATCGAACTTACTCCGCGGATGGATTTCAGAGAAGCTCCAATGCTCAGTGACCCGCTCCATTTCGTTTATATGATTTATGCCCGGCAGCATCTGGACCAGCCGGAAAACCTGCACTCGGCAGATTTTACGTATCCCAGTTATGGATTAGTCGTTTACGGAAAAGCAGCGAGAGATTTCAAAATGTTGGCAGCCTACCTCGGTTTCGAAGAGTTTGACCGCATCATGCAGCGCTATTACCAGGAATGGAAATTCAGGCACCCTCAACCTGAAGATCTTGCGCAGATATTTAAAGCAAATGCTTCTAAAAATGTGGACTGGTTTTTTGATGAAATGCTCACGACCAGGAACAACCTGGATTATGCCATAAAAAAGACAAAGCAAAGAGGTGATTCCCTGCAAGTAACGATAGCGAAAAAAGGAGCGCAATATGCCCCCGTTCTGCTGAACGTTTTGCGAAACGACAGCCTGATCTATCAGCGATGGGTGGAGGGCGTCAGAGACAGGACTACTATTGCGCTGCCCGTGGGCGATTACGATGTGGTGCAGATAAATCCGGCTCAGTGGGTTCCGGATGTGAATGTTAAAAACAACCTGAAGGCAGGCGGTATTCCATTCCGGATACGCCCGGTATTTTCGCTGGAAAAGCCCGGCAAGGAAACCATGCTTATCGCTCCGGCAGTGGGATATAATGTGTACGACAGGTTTATGCTGGGCCTCGCATTTTACAATACACCACTGCCACCTTCACGGCTTCAATATGCCTTAGCACCGGTTTATGGTTTTGGCAGTGGGAAGTTCTCCGGGCTCGGAGAGATAAGATACAACAGTTACGATAGCGATGGCCAGGCATGGAAAAAACTGCAAACAGGCTTGCAGGTTAAATCTTTCCACCTCGATGAATTCGGAAACGACCATCTCCGCTACATCCGGTTATCGCCATTTGTGGAAGGAACGATCAGGCCGAAACCCCTGAACAAGCCGGGAGAATTCAAAACCCGGCTGAGAGCGGTATGGATATCTGAAGACGCCTACCGGCCCGGACCCTGGCCTGAGCGAGACGGCATACAGACAACCCTTCTCGAATTAAGATCAGCATACAGCCATGCCCACGCGCTCCGGCCATCGAATGTTAATGTCAGCGTTCAATATTCACCGGACGACCAGTTTGTGAAAGCCTTCGGTGAGTTTACCCGCAAATGGATTTATAATGAAAAGAAAAAGGGCATAAAACTCCGGTTGTTTGCCGGTGCATTCGCCTATGGAAAGGCCAGCAGCGGGATTTATAATTTTCGTGTAGGCTCCAGGACAGGGAGGTTCGATTATGCGTACGATCATCTTTACTTTGACCGAAGTGCTTTTCCTTTCCAAAATTTCTGGTCGCAACAGATAGTGCTGGATGATGGCGCATTTAAATATGCAGGCAACCTCGGCAATGCAAATAAATGGCTCGCGGCCGCCAACCTCCGGGCAGACTGGCCGTGGGTGCTCCCGATAAAGCCGTATGCCAGCATCGCCACTTTTAATGATTCAGAGGAGCTTTATTATGAAGCCGGGATCGTTCTCGTATTTATTGAAGAAATCGCTGAACTTTATCTGCCGCTGTTTTACAATTCCGCCATTCGCGAATCCATAAACCTGATTTCCGATACCTACTGGACACAGATCACCTGGATGCTCAATTTGCACAAACTCAATCCGCTGGATGCCCCAAAACTCGTCAATCGTTTATTTTAA
- a CDS encoding phosphosulfolactate synthase produces MNFDLNQLPERTQKPREAGLTMVMDKGMSLRESEDFISVAGQYADLVKLGFGTSFVTPRLREKLDIYKQAGIPVYFGGTLFEAFIARNQFEEYKRVLDRFGMGHVEVSDGSITLEHEQKCEYISDLAKNFAVLSEVGSKDAEKIIPPYRWIQLIKEEMAAGSWKVVAEARESGNVGIFRGTGEVRSGLVDEILTQIPADKILWEAPQKSQQVWFIKLLGQNVNLGNIAPHEAIPLETLRLGLRADTFDDFLDK; encoded by the coding sequence ATGAATTTTGATTTAAATCAACTTCCTGAAAGAACACAAAAACCACGGGAGGCGGGCCTCACTATGGTTATGGACAAAGGCATGAGCTTGCGGGAATCGGAGGACTTTATCTCTGTGGCAGGCCAATATGCTGATCTGGTAAAACTGGGTTTTGGAACCTCGTTCGTTACGCCCCGGCTCCGCGAAAAACTGGACATCTACAAACAGGCCGGTATCCCGGTATACTTTGGGGGTACACTCTTCGAGGCATTTATTGCAAGAAATCAGTTTGAGGAATACAAGCGTGTGCTGGATCGGTTTGGAATGGGCCATGTAGAGGTTTCAGACGGCAGCATTACCCTAGAGCACGAGCAGAAGTGCGAATACATCTCTGATCTGGCTAAAAATTTCGCGGTGTTAAGCGAGGTGGGTTCCAAGGATGCGGAGAAAATTATTCCTCCTTATCGCTGGATACAACTCATCAAAGAAGAAATGGCAGCCGGAAGCTGGAAGGTAGTGGCAGAGGCCAGAGAAAGCGGAAACGTGGGAATATTCCGTGGAACAGGCGAGGTGCGCTCAGGACTTGTAGATGAGATCCTCACGCAAATTCCGGCCGATAAGATATTGTGGGAAGCTCCGCAAAAATCTCAACAGGTATGGTTCATCAAATTGCTGGGTCAAAATGTGAACCTTGGAAATATCGCACCTCATGAAGCTATTCCGCTGGAAACGCTGCGCCTAGGATTAAGAGCCGATACGTTTGATGATTTTCTTGACAAATAA
- a CDS encoding tetratricopeptide repeat protein, whose protein sequence is MNDYKDHFDNETRYLVRRYEKMLREADHLYFESDEFESIIDYYLFKNKTERAQSVTDRALEQHPHAVAILSRKAQLLSQENKHDEALRLLEKAVLFEPANYELLLQLANQYDEMNDFPAAIQSYEKALTFSSEKDEVYLMQAFTYQNWDKYLEAVKCLEQALDENPGNAEAMQELAFCFDYLNQPEKSIGYYEELLNRDPYAYNIWYQLGLVYEGQNHYEKALQAYEYSTLIKPDFPAAHANMAKMYMQLEEFTQAISSFQICIKLSGGDAYTFCQLGDACRFLEDQHAARKYYRKAISIESDYADAWFGIGLTYEAEEEYRKAITFFMRAIELNKNREIYWYTLADCYVCTGDVKKAIEAYQRVIELEPESKEGWIDFAVLLYEEGLQPEAFDLLREAINTLPQCDDFYYLMGGMMMATGKTMKGLFYLENALTLNPNNHKLLFDYFPQLLENSMVLSLLEQYKI, encoded by the coding sequence ATGAACGATTATAAGGATCATTTTGATAACGAAACCCGTTACCTGGTTAGGAGATATGAAAAGATGCTCCGTGAGGCGGATCACCTTTACTTCGAATCTGATGAGTTCGAGAGTATCATAGATTACTATCTTTTCAAGAACAAAACGGAGCGGGCACAGTCGGTAACGGATCGTGCGCTGGAACAACATCCTCATGCAGTTGCCATTCTGTCGCGAAAGGCACAGCTTCTTTCTCAGGAAAACAAGCATGACGAAGCGCTCCGCCTGCTGGAAAAGGCCGTCTTGTTTGAGCCGGCCAATTATGAACTGCTCCTGCAGCTTGCCAACCAGTACGATGAAATGAATGACTTTCCGGCAGCCATTCAGTCCTATGAAAAAGCACTGACATTTAGTTCTGAAAAAGATGAAGTATACCTGATGCAGGCATTCACCTACCAGAACTGGGACAAATACTTAGAGGCGGTAAAGTGTCTGGAGCAGGCCCTTGACGAAAACCCGGGAAATGCCGAAGCGATGCAGGAACTGGCGTTTTGTTTTGATTATCTGAATCAGCCGGAGAAGAGCATAGGCTATTACGAAGAATTACTGAACCGCGATCCTTATGCTTACAATATTTGGTACCAACTCGGATTGGTGTATGAAGGCCAGAATCATTATGAAAAAGCACTTCAGGCTTATGAATATTCCACTCTTATAAAACCGGATTTCCCTGCTGCCCATGCTAACATGGCGAAGATGTATATGCAGCTTGAGGAATTTACCCAGGCTATTTCCTCTTTCCAAATTTGCATTAAGCTCTCTGGCGGGGATGCCTATACTTTTTGCCAGTTGGGAGATGCCTGCCGTTTTCTGGAGGACCAACATGCCGCAAGGAAATATTATCGCAAAGCCATTAGCATTGAGAGCGATTATGCGGATGCATGGTTTGGTATTGGATTAACATACGAAGCAGAAGAAGAATACCGCAAGGCAATCACCTTCTTTATGCGGGCCATTGAGCTTAATAAAAACCGCGAAATTTACTGGTACACCCTGGCCGACTGCTACGTTTGCACCGGAGATGTAAAAAAAGCAATCGAGGCCTATCAGCGCGTCATAGAACTGGAGCCTGAAAGCAAGGAAGGCTGGATAGATTTCGCAGTGCTCTTGTATGAAGAAGGGTTACAGCCTGAAGCTTTCGATTTGCTCCGGGAAGCGATCAACACACTGCCACAATGCGATGATTTTTATTATCTGATGGGCGGAATGATGATGGCCACAGGAAAAACCATGAAAGGCCTGTTTTATCTCGAAAACGCACTTACCCTCAACCCAAATAATCACAAATTGCTCTTCGATTATTTTCCTCAGCTTTTGGAAAACAGCATGGTTCTTAGCCTGCTTGAGCAATACAAAATTTGA
- a CDS encoding glycoside hydrolase family 3 N-terminal domain-containing protein, which yields MYKIFSWLLIAIFPVALFAQHPLHQEKSYAIYGPSSWADSLIQTMTVDEKIGQLFMVAAYSNKDQKHTEEILSLIRDYHLGGLCMFQGTPAEHVRLVNLFQDSSKVPLLISMDAEWGPAMRLDSVMSWPRQMMLGAIENDSLIYDMGRAVAKQLKRLGVTVNLAPVVDINNNPLNPVIHTRSFGEDMVEVAEKGLAYTRGMQDEQLLAVAKHFPGHGDTQTDSHYDLPLIPFTKKRLDSLELYPFRRLIRKGVGGVMAAHLSVPSLDSTVNVPSSLSPAIIDYLLQVQMNFRGLIFSDALNMKGVAKYFGPGEAALKALMAGNDIILYPEDVPTAAGKIKQALADSIITESVIDFHVAKILKAKNWLGLDTFSKVETEGLLEELNAPAFINLKQQIVEAAITLVRNDSDFVPQRKLLHQRIAVVSMGAEQGNSFQEMISRYAPVSLFSIKATAKKAAYDELLGSLQEFDRVIVGLHNVSRYNVRTFGITTDAINFVHALNQRQNMLLVDFGTPYSLSRFREVHNLMLAYEDDSLIESVAAQMIFGGLPVKGRLPVRIDTTFALHSGIQQSEVLRLAYTLPEGAGIASSKLKGIDSIAQYAIKEGATPGCQILVAKSGKVIYHKSFGYHTYENEFPVKNTDIYDLASITKVAATTLAIMNLHEIRALRPADQLEKFLPDLRGNPKGNLTIKEILTHQAGLEAWIPFYKYTLTAGGICDSNYCYEPNDFTLQVARNLYIYRDYGAKMWEQIYNSPLGSRGDYVYSDIGFFFMKRIVDSLTGSSFRGYLEDNFYERLGMGQTGFNPSVWYPMERIVPTENDNYFRKELIHGFVHDPAAAMLGGVAGHAGLFSNANDLAILMQMLLNKGTYGGEQFFEPNTIELYTRKQYKNNRKGLGFDKPEMDHRKTGPTSSLASPGNFGHTGFTGTSMWADPENDMIYIFLSNRVYPTAANRKLISMNIRTEIEKVIYQSFLDQNKAGSN from the coding sequence ATGTATAAAATTTTTTCCTGGTTGCTTATTGCAATATTTCCTGTTGCACTTTTTGCACAACACCCTCTCCACCAGGAAAAATCCTATGCTATTTACGGCCCTTCTTCCTGGGCCGATTCCCTGATTCAGACCATGACGGTTGATGAAAAGATCGGCCAGTTATTCATGGTAGCGGCATATTCCAATAAAGATCAGAAGCATACTGAAGAGATACTGTCGCTTATCCGGGATTACCATCTGGGAGGACTTTGCATGTTTCAGGGAACTCCTGCGGAACATGTGAGGCTGGTGAACTTATTCCAGGATTCCTCAAAAGTTCCTTTGCTCATTTCAATGGATGCTGAATGGGGACCTGCCATGCGGCTGGACAGCGTGATGAGCTGGCCACGCCAGATGATGCTCGGTGCAATAGAAAACGACAGCCTTATTTATGACATGGGCCGTGCCGTGGCAAAACAGCTAAAGCGGCTCGGGGTAACGGTAAATTTGGCTCCCGTTGTGGATATTAATAATAACCCCCTGAACCCTGTTATCCACACCCGTTCTTTTGGTGAAGACATGGTGGAGGTGGCCGAAAAGGGCCTGGCTTATACCCGTGGAATGCAGGACGAGCAACTATTGGCCGTGGCCAAACATTTCCCCGGACATGGCGACACACAAACCGACTCACACTACGATCTGCCTCTCATTCCATTTACCAAAAAGCGCCTGGATTCATTAGAGCTTTATCCGTTTCGGAGGCTGATACGCAAGGGCGTAGGTGGCGTTATGGCAGCCCATCTTTCAGTTCCTTCGCTTGACAGCACTGTGAATGTGCCTTCATCCCTCTCCCCGGCAATAATTGATTATTTACTCCAGGTCCAGATGAACTTCCGGGGACTGATCTTCAGTGATGCCCTGAACATGAAGGGCGTGGCAAAATACTTCGGTCCCGGAGAGGCGGCATTAAAGGCGCTGATGGCCGGCAATGATATAATCCTTTATCCTGAAGATGTGCCCACCGCTGCCGGGAAAATAAAGCAAGCGCTTGCTGACAGCATCATTACCGAAAGCGTAATTGATTTTCATGTTGCTAAAATTCTGAAAGCTAAAAACTGGCTGGGGCTGGATACCTTTAGCAAGGTGGAAACCGAAGGCCTGCTCGAAGAGCTGAACGCCCCTGCATTTATTAACCTGAAACAGCAGATCGTTGAAGCCGCAATTACACTGGTGAGGAATGATTCGGATTTTGTGCCGCAACGAAAGCTTCTCCATCAGCGGATCGCAGTTGTTTCTATGGGAGCGGAACAAGGAAATTCTTTTCAGGAGATGATTTCACGATATGCTCCGGTATCTCTATTTTCAATTAAGGCAACAGCCAAAAAGGCTGCTTATGACGAGTTGCTTGGGTCATTGCAGGAATTTGACCGGGTAATAGTCGGACTGCACAACGTGAGTCGCTACAACGTCCGGACATTTGGGATCACCACTGATGCCATCAATTTTGTACATGCACTGAACCAGCGCCAGAATATGTTGCTGGTGGATTTCGGAACGCCCTATAGTCTTTCACGATTCAGAGAGGTACACAACCTGATGCTGGCCTATGAGGATGACAGCCTGATAGAATCTGTAGCCGCGCAAATGATCTTTGGCGGACTGCCGGTTAAAGGAAGGCTGCCGGTAAGGATTGATACCACTTTCGCCCTGCATTCAGGCATTCAGCAATCCGAAGTTTTAAGACTCGCTTATACACTGCCTGAAGGCGCAGGGATTGCCTCATCAAAACTGAAGGGAATTGATTCCATTGCCCAATATGCCATAAAGGAAGGTGCAACGCCCGGCTGCCAGATCCTCGTTGCGAAGAGTGGTAAAGTGATCTATCATAAATCATTTGGGTATCATACCTATGAGAACGAGTTTCCGGTAAAGAATACGGATATATATGATCTGGCCTCCATTACCAAAGTAGCAGCCACGACTTTGGCCATAATGAACTTGCATGAAATCCGCGCCTTAAGACCCGCTGATCAACTCGAAAAATTCCTGCCTGATCTCCGGGGAAATCCTAAAGGAAATTTAACCATAAAAGAAATTTTAACGCATCAGGCCGGGCTGGAGGCATGGATCCCTTTTTATAAATATACACTCACGGCCGGTGGAATATGCGACAGCAACTACTGCTATGAACCGAATGATTTTACCTTACAAGTAGCACGCAACCTGTACATATATCGTGATTATGGAGCAAAAATGTGGGAACAGATCTATAATTCACCGCTGGGCAGCCGTGGAGATTATGTGTATAGCGACATCGGGTTTTTCTTTATGAAGCGAATTGTTGACAGCCTTACCGGCTCGTCTTTTCGCGGATACCTGGAAGACAATTTTTACGAACGGCTTGGCATGGGACAAACAGGATTCAATCCTTCCGTGTGGTATCCGATGGAGAGAATTGTACCTACTGAAAACGATAATTACTTCCGGAAGGAACTCATCCACGGATTTGTACACGACCCTGCCGCTGCCATGCTGGGCGGGGTGGCAGGACATGCAGGACTTTTCTCCAATGCCAACGATCTGGCTATCCTTATGCAGATGCTGCTCAATAAAGGGACGTATGGTGGAGAGCAATTTTTTGAACCCAATACAATTGAATTATATACCCGTAAGCAATATAAAAACAATCGAAAAGGACTGGGTTTTGACAAACCGGAAATGGACCACAGGAAAACCGGGCCCACCTCCAGCCTTGCTTCACCAGGCAATTTCGGCCATACCGGCTTTACGGGCACATCCATGTGGGCCGACCCTGAAAATGACATGATCTATATTTTTCTGTCCAACCGCGTATATCCCACGGCAGCTAATCGTAAACTTATCTCCATGAATATCAGGACGGAGATAGAAAAGGTTATTTACCAGAGTTTTCTTGATCAAAATAAGGCAGGTTCTAATTAA
- a CDS encoding TIGR04255 family protein gives MNKLPKAPLQEAIFELRWPLQPDSTGRQLIDAEYLFALGKFQEALKNKFPHHVAKFPSDFPHQLLNYQAVHQFWKEEDTWPVIQLGPGIATVNDTEKNYVWDKTYLPNIKTALEALKKSYGQLGFNSLSLRYIDVVRVADYGKESWEAFVEEYINFSFINRFHTRGKLQRFHFEQSFEMAGSGLLNVTFSTGLNNKKEDIFIWQTAVNRHEKTSNDEVISWLKNAHECSSAIFKEICKKEFYASFS, from the coding sequence ATGAACAAATTACCAAAAGCACCTTTACAGGAAGCCATTTTCGAGTTACGCTGGCCACTACAACCGGATTCCACAGGCAGACAGCTTATTGATGCCGAATATCTGTTTGCCTTGGGCAAATTTCAGGAGGCGCTAAAAAACAAATTTCCTCATCATGTGGCGAAGTTTCCAAGCGATTTTCCTCATCAGCTTCTGAACTACCAAGCCGTCCACCAGTTTTGGAAAGAGGAAGATACCTGGCCAGTAATACAGTTGGGTCCGGGCATCGCCACTGTAAATGACACAGAGAAAAATTATGTATGGGATAAAACCTATCTTCCCAATATAAAAACCGCCCTTGAAGCTTTGAAAAAAAGTTATGGACAGTTAGGGTTTAATTCACTCTCGCTGCGTTACATTGATGTGGTCCGGGTTGCAGACTACGGAAAAGAAAGCTGGGAAGCTTTTGTGGAGGAATATATCAATTTCAGTTTCATCAATCGGTTTCATACTCGTGGGAAATTACAGCGCTTTCATTTTGAGCAAAGCTTTGAAATGGCTGGTTCTGGCCTTTTGAACGTTACCTTCTCAACGGGTTTAAATAACAAGAAAGAAGATATTTTTATTTGGCAGACCGCTGTAAATCGCCACGAGAAAACATCGAATGATGAGGTGATAAGCTGGCTTAAAAATGCCCATGAATGTTCGTCTGCAATATTTAAAGAAATTTGTAAAAAAGAATTCTATGCAAGCTTTAGTTAG